The Cryptococcus gattii WM276 chromosome B, complete sequence genome has a segment encoding these proteins:
- a CDS encoding Hypothetical protein (Similar to SGTC gene model, INSD accession EAL22535.1; CNBB4130) has protein sequence MDPRSSVPQVPLHLTSICILSPSSTPLYVHSFTGEQDELRHYHLNHAAVDVLEERLVMTSTPTRPADSYLGLLYSLEDMAFYGFQTTTKLRMVLSISMVDAMIKDADIVAIFRAVHNLLLITCNNPFLSLPPSFHAISANKSADGEVENLTNPLLPTSKMFATNPEGIKPIWLKQSRRFTEGIKAIGEMLSGGR, from the exons ATGGATCCACGCTCCTCCGTTCCACAAGTTCCCCTCCACCTCACTTCCATTTGTATCCTCTCCCCGTCTAGCACACCTCTCTACGTCCACTCGTTCACCGGCGAACAAGATGAGTTACGGCACTATCATCTCAATCATGCAGCTGTAGATGTGCTTGAAGAGAGGC TTGTCATGACTTCAACACCTACACGACCTGCCGATTCCTATTTGGGGCTTTTATATTCCCTTGAAGATATGGCATT CTATGGTTTTCAAACAACAACGAAGCTCCGAATGGTCCTCTCAATATCAATGGTGGACGCTATGATTAAAGACGCTGACATTGTCGCCATCTTCCGAGCGGTCCATAATCTCCTGCTAATAACTTGCAATAACCCTTTCCTTTCATTACCACCTTCATTCCATGCCATTTCCGCCAACAAATCTGCTGATGGGGAAGTAGAAAATCTCACTAATCCCCTTTTGCCTACTTCCAAGATGTTTGCGACAAACCCCGAAGGAATCAAGCCAATATGGCTGAAACAGAGTCGAAGATTTACAGAAGGGATCAAGGCTATTGGGGAAATGCTGAGCGGTGGAAGATAG